The genomic window TCCTTCTGCTATATTGGACATGATGGAGACCGCTGCCCGCTGCATCTGGTCCTTTAGTTCAAAATCACGGGCAAACCCCGCCCTCCTTGTAACCTTGTAGACCTGCTTCACCAACTCACGGGCATTCTGCCAGGCCTCGATGTCCTCAAACCTCTCTATCCTCGCCATTCACTCACCTCAACCTGCAACCTGCAAACCTGCAACTCATTGGGCAACTTGCCAACCTGCAACCTGCAAACCTGTTAACCTGCAACTCATCTCGGCTTCTCGATAGCGTACCCCAGCGCGATGATAGCTCTGAGTGTTTCCATCGCCGCCTTGCGGTCGTATTCTTTCTCGGATTCCGGCAGTTCGGCGTAAGGAACGAGGTCCGGATGCTTCTTGGCCGCATCGTCCCGCTTCGGCCCCCAGGTCCAGCCTTCGGCAATCCGCTGCCTTGCCCAGTTGTCGTGCGCGTTCTCGGCCAGTTTCTCGGTCAGCGCTTCAAGTTCGGCCGGAATCGTGATGTGGCTTGTATCAATCGGCTTGGGTATGTATGCCTTCTTCATCGCACAATCTCAAGACCGACCTTGGCCAGATAGGCCGGCATTTTGCGGACCGTTGCCCTGTCCCATTCTTTGACGTCCTCCGGAAGTTCCGACCAGGGGACCAGATAAGGACTCGTTTTCTCTCTCTCATCCTTCTTCGGCCCCAGCTTCCATCCAAGCCTGAGCCTTTCAACAACCCATCGGGCATGTTCCATCTCAGCCATGGTTTCGATTTCCTGTTTGGTGAATGTCATCTGAACTGGTTCGCGGCCCCTGGGTGCTCTTCTCAAAGTACAGCCTATCGCTCGCAGCTTGTTGTGAACGTCCCGCGCCTGTTCAATACTGGAACGCCGGAACACCTCGGACAGTTCTTTCCAAGGGAGCATCGCCGGGTCAGGAACATAGCCGGACTTCCGCTTCTCGTCTCGATGCCCCTCGTGTATCGCCTCTGCGACCGTAGACTCCTGAGCCGGGGTCAAACCACGAGCCGGGGAGCCGACAAAAGCCCGCAGGGTCAGAGCATCTTTGGGTAGTTGAATCAATGCCGGCGCTACTCCCCAGGTCTCGTCAGCCATGAGCCGCGCTGCCTCCCTGCCGCCCTTTTCGAATACCGCGACCGTAGCACCGAAGGCGAGCGCAATGCGGTACTCCGCTCCAGCTATCCGGCCGCCGTTGATGCCCACAACTTTGACATCATACGGTTTGATGCCGCTAGCGATGATGTCAGCCCAGGAGAACAGCGGCTCCTGCAGGCTGAAGTCATTCCCCTCAGTTCGGCGCAGGTCAGTGTAACGTCTGTCAATCTTCACCCATTTTGGTTTGCTCGCCATGCGCCGAGGAAGATACGTGACCGTGCGGACCACTGACCGGCCGTACGTTTCCTGTACGTCGCCGGCAAGACGGCCGATACCGGCATTCGTGCCGCCCGAATATATGGTTCCTCGGAACCCGCCGAAGCCCTGCACCACGGTATCCCTATAACCCTGCACCGAAGTTTCAAACTTTTCGTCACAAGAACCGGCGAGTATTACGCACGCTCCCTCAGCCGGCACTGCAGTGCCAGATTGCGCAGACCGTCTGAGCACAGGCAGATAGAGCTTGCGGAACGCGGAAGAAAGCTGTCTCGCGTTCTGCTCCTCCTCTCGGTGCCGAGCCTTTGCCTCTGCAAGCTGCTTGCCAAGCTTAGCGACATTATCACCAGCTTTCTTGATGTCACTGGCAGAGACTTCAGCCGGCTCTTGTCTTTGCCGTTTCTTGAGTCCACGCATTTCCAGCTTTGCGGTGGCCAGCTTCCGCTCAAGATTGTCAACTGTATTCCATTCCGCTTGCTCCCGCTTCCAACTCTGTGCCGCTGCTGCCATGTCCAGAAACATCCCTATGGACCCGGGCACGCCGGTCAACTTCTTCGGCGGCATCCCGGCCAGGCCACACTGTATCCTTTCAATCATGGCCCTGGCGCATCTGATTGGCCATACA from candidate division WOR-3 bacterium includes these protein-coding regions:
- a CDS encoding RyR domain-containing protein, which gives rise to MKKAYIPKPIDTSHITIPAELEALTEKLAENAHDNWARQRIAEGWTWGPKRDDAAKKHPDLVPYAELPESEKEYDRKAAMETLRAIIALGYAIEKPR
- a CDS encoding RyR domain-containing protein, which produces EFLARACASRGIEAVVQSRAKSVPSFGEKVVRKYDKYQDAVHQFTDLCGARIITLTQAEADRMCELIRASFQIDEANSEDVRQRLAPDRFGYASIHYIVQMPWIMLLGLPGFRRATRGVPVDRLIGAIGSVEADRGLGQCFRRAGCRRVLRLLGRVMRQDGARLLKEAMQEVLRRKKGRWRGCRGALDLVRAIGNRKAEIQVKTVLQHAWAAIGHDRLYKTDYTPPPRLQRRLHRIAAILEEADDEFAGGVAELDALRLDYGSFMTYEKRRAELKKWQVALAASPSVELANKVARLAVSVEDWSTAEKVLGRYRKDDNAEVLSLLGLALFAGHGTGRTVLREAAEADPTKVAAWCSLGDSYCPKSSARGMVFGLKVRGRASCPKAAVYYAKAFECAPTDPRAVTSYAACRLCSEKNPDALRLLRPLLENVCETSGKLAETKLHIPWSLYDVGTCALLLGRAEDAVEAYAEAVYLSDGVWPIRCARAMIERIQCGLAGMPPKKLTGVPGSIGMFLDMAAAAQSWKREQAEWNTVDNLERKLATAKLEMRGLKKRQRQEPAEVSASDIKKAGDNVAKLGKQLAEAKARHREEEQNARQLSSAFRKLYLPVLRRSAQSGTAVPAEGACVILAGSCDEKFETSVQGYRDTVVQGFGGFRGTIYSGGTNAGIGRLAGDVQETYGRSVVRTVTYLPRRMASKPKWVKIDRRYTDLRRTEGNDFSLQEPLFSWADIIASGIKPYDVKVVGINGGRIAGAEYRIALAFGATVAVFEKGGREAARLMADETWGVAPALIQLPKDALTLRAFVGSPARGLTPAQESTVAEAIHEGHRDEKRKSGYVPDPAMLPWKELSEVFRRSSIEQARDVHNKLRAIGCTLRRAPRGREPVQMTFTKQEIETMAEMEHARWVVERLRLGWKLGPKKDEREKTSPYLVPWSELPEDVKEWDRATVRKMPAYLAKVGLEIVR